One genomic segment of Natrialbaceae archaeon AArc-T1-2 includes these proteins:
- a CDS encoding Rid family detoxifying hydrolase, which translates to MKRIVDTDDAPAAVGAYSQAATDGSVLFTAGQIPLTPDGELLADEPIDVQTERALENLVAILESEGASVEDVLKVTVFLEDIDDFEAMNETYAGYFEGEPPARSAVEVAALPKGVGVEIEAVASLE; encoded by the coding sequence ATGAAACGCATCGTCGACACCGACGACGCACCAGCTGCGGTCGGCGCGTACAGTCAGGCGGCGACCGACGGCTCGGTGCTGTTTACCGCCGGCCAGATCCCGCTCACTCCCGACGGCGAGTTGCTGGCAGACGAGCCGATCGACGTCCAGACCGAACGAGCACTCGAGAACCTCGTCGCCATCCTCGAGTCCGAAGGCGCAAGCGTCGAGGACGTACTCAAGGTGACCGTCTTCCTCGAGGACATCGACGACTTCGAGGCGATGAACGAGACCTACGCCGGCTACTTCGAAGGTGAACCCCCGGCCAGAAGCGCCGTCGAGGTCGCTGCCCTCCCAAAAGGCGTCGGGGTCGAAATCGAAGCCGTCGCCAGCCTCGAGTAA
- the trpA gene encoding tryptophan synthase subunit alpha, translating into MSGEDRRPKGGEPREPRTGNDDEQRPVSEDGESDIERAIRENHPALITYVTAGDPSLEETREYVEALDRGGADLIELGLPFSEPVAEGPTIQAAINRALEADTTPERFFELVDELAIEAPLLVMTYYNMILQYGTAPDPEPFVERAAEAGLAGIIVPDLPAEEAGPLRTACDAYGLDLVFIVAPTTKGERLDRIMSRASGFAYVQARLGTTGARADVSTATHDSLTRLESYDVPKAVGFGVSEGDHAREIVEAGADGVIVGSALIDIIAESDDPAADLEAKARELKAGALEGADAPEPEQP; encoded by the coding sequence ATGAGTGGCGAGGATCGACGACCGAAGGGAGGTGAGCCTCGGGAACCGCGAACGGGGAACGACGATGAGCAACGACCCGTGAGCGAGGACGGTGAAAGCGACATAGAACGAGCGATCCGCGAGAACCACCCCGCGCTCATCACCTACGTGACCGCGGGCGACCCCTCCCTCGAGGAGACGAGAGAGTACGTGGAGGCGCTCGACCGCGGCGGTGCGGACTTGATCGAACTCGGCCTGCCGTTCTCGGAGCCGGTCGCCGAGGGGCCGACGATCCAGGCGGCGATAAACCGCGCGCTCGAGGCGGACACCACTCCCGAACGCTTCTTCGAGCTCGTCGACGAACTCGCGATCGAGGCACCGTTGCTGGTGATGACGTACTACAACATGATTCTCCAGTATGGGACAGCGCCGGATCCGGAACCGTTCGTCGAGCGCGCCGCCGAGGCCGGGCTCGCGGGGATCATCGTCCCCGACCTGCCCGCCGAAGAGGCGGGACCGCTCCGGACGGCGTGTGACGCGTACGGCCTCGATCTCGTCTTCATCGTCGCACCGACGACGAAAGGCGAGCGGCTCGATCGGATCATGTCCCGGGCGAGTGGCTTCGCGTACGTCCAGGCCCGACTCGGCACCACCGGCGCGCGCGCGGACGTCTCCACGGCGACCCACGACAGTCTCACCCGCCTCGAGTCCTACGACGTCCCGAAAGCGGTCGGCTTCGGGGTCAGCGAGGGCGACCACGCCCGGGAGATCGTCGAGGCGGGGGCGGACGGCGTCATCGTCGGCAGCGCGTTGATCGATATAATCGCCGAAAGCGACGACCCCGCCGCGGATCTCGAGGCCAAAGCCCGCGAACTGAAAGCGGGGGCACTCGAAGGAGCGGACGCCCCAGAACCAGAACAGCCTTAA
- a CDS encoding 50S ribosomal protein L40e: protein MASFDAAEKRTLEKQICMRCNARNPKDADNCRKCGYGHLRPKAKETRSA from the coding sequence ATGGCCAGTTTCGACGCCGCGGAAAAGCGGACGCTCGAGAAGCAGATCTGTATGCGCTGTAACGCCCGGAACCCGAAAGACGCCGACAACTGTCGCAAGTGCGGCTACGGCCACCTTCGCCCCAAGGCGAAAGAGACCCGCAGCGCCTAA
- a CDS encoding DUF367 family protein, which produces MECHVYYEGDDDPEKCTARRLERFDRAILHRSMGQVPYGVVLNPHAERALSPADEDEALGTLVALDCSWESAEEAAFSMPGEHRALPFLVAANPINYGRPFQLTTVEALAAALRIFGYPEEAEDLLEPFRWGETFLELNAEPLERYAACADSSEVVAVQDEYLADE; this is translated from the coding sequence GTGGAGTGTCACGTCTACTACGAGGGCGACGACGACCCGGAGAAGTGCACGGCTCGTCGCCTCGAACGCTTCGATCGGGCGATTCTCCACCGATCGATGGGCCAGGTGCCCTACGGCGTCGTGCTCAACCCCCACGCCGAGCGGGCGCTCTCGCCGGCCGACGAGGACGAGGCGCTGGGGACGCTCGTGGCGCTTGACTGCTCCTGGGAGTCCGCCGAGGAGGCTGCCTTCTCGATGCCCGGCGAACACCGGGCGCTGCCCTTTCTCGTCGCTGCCAACCCGATCAACTACGGCCGGCCGTTCCAGCTCACCACCGTCGAGGCGCTGGCCGCCGCCCTCCGCATCTTCGGCTACCCCGAGGAGGCCGAAGACCTGCTCGAGCCGTTTCGCTGGGGCGAGACCTTCCTCGAGCTCAACGCCGAACCGCTCGAGCGGTACGCGGCGTGTGCGGACTCGAGCGAGGTCGTCGCGGTCCAGGACGAGTACCTGGCCGACGAGTGA
- a CDS encoding DUF1059 domain-containing protein: protein MAQAHKLDCESAEADCRFIIQSENEEEAIKHAKKHMKEVHDKELTEGELREEYLQVA, encoded by the coding sequence ATGGCACAAGCACACAAACTCGATTGTGAGTCAGCAGAGGCAGATTGCCGGTTCATCATCCAGTCGGAAAACGAGGAAGAAGCGATCAAACATGCCAAAAAGCACATGAAAGAAGTTCACGACAAAGAGTTAACCGAGGGGGAACTCCGGGAAGAATATCTGCAGGTCGCATAA
- a CDS encoding cation:proton antiporter: MATLLLTVIGIVALGVGAQVVAKRLRIPSVLFLIVIGVVIGPEGLGFVTIETFGDGLSTVVGVSVAIIIFDGAFHLRREKLATAPEAVVRLTTIGAALAFVGTAAAVWVFLGVDWDVAFLIGALLIATGPTVITPILEVVTVREHVGAALEAEGIVNDVTAAVLAIVIFEVVVVAGTPELVPISFLQRLVVGIGVGVVAAASVRFLLVTATPPPGDAPQVARLVTLTAALVAFGLAESVFSETGVAAAATAGLVLGNIELPHREEILEFNRDLTLVVLSFVFISLAALIDFDTLLGLGIGGVAVVVAVTLFVRPILIAISATDRQFNRPERLFLSLVGPRGIIPASIATLFAIELEAAGQFEAAQALAGTVFLVIFTTVVLQAGFARQIADYLEVIPMRSIIVGGGRVGRALATRLEDRGENVVLLDRDEEAVDRLRQDGFTAVHGNGTDAESLRDAEIEDAKIVAATTADDDTNLLVSQLARTKFEVETVVARVNTPDNVDAFDALDVRAIDVSSATAWSMDNQIERPALSRWMTELGEGHDAQEVTITAEDVVGSTIRELDAEIPDGCIVAVIAREGETYVPEADTVLKEGDRVTFIGRYEAVHEAVTRFHPHG, encoded by the coding sequence GTGGCCACGCTCTTGTTGACGGTCATCGGCATCGTCGCACTCGGCGTCGGAGCACAGGTAGTCGCAAAGCGCCTTCGGATTCCGAGCGTGCTCTTTCTCATCGTTATCGGCGTGGTCATCGGTCCCGAAGGATTGGGGTTCGTGACGATCGAAACGTTCGGCGACGGGCTCTCGACGGTCGTCGGCGTCAGCGTCGCGATCATCATCTTCGACGGCGCGTTCCATCTCCGTCGAGAGAAACTCGCGACGGCTCCCGAGGCCGTCGTACGACTGACGACCATCGGTGCGGCGCTCGCGTTCGTCGGCACGGCGGCCGCCGTGTGGGTGTTCCTCGGCGTCGACTGGGACGTCGCCTTCCTGATCGGTGCGTTGTTGATCGCGACCGGACCGACCGTGATCACCCCAATTCTCGAGGTCGTAACCGTCCGGGAACACGTCGGCGCAGCGCTCGAGGCCGAAGGGATCGTCAACGACGTGACTGCGGCGGTACTCGCGATCGTCATCTTCGAGGTCGTCGTCGTCGCCGGCACGCCGGAGCTGGTGCCGATCTCGTTCCTCCAGCGACTCGTCGTCGGCATCGGGGTCGGCGTCGTCGCCGCCGCTTCCGTACGGTTCCTGCTCGTCACCGCCACACCGCCGCCGGGCGATGCTCCACAGGTGGCACGGCTTGTTACCCTGACCGCAGCGCTGGTCGCGTTCGGCCTCGCCGAGTCGGTCTTTTCAGAAACCGGCGTCGCGGCGGCCGCAACCGCCGGGCTCGTCCTCGGAAACATCGAACTCCCACACCGCGAGGAGATTCTCGAGTTCAACCGGGACCTCACGCTCGTCGTGCTCTCGTTCGTGTTCATCTCGCTCGCCGCCCTGATCGACTTCGACACGTTACTCGGACTCGGCATCGGCGGCGTCGCCGTCGTCGTCGCCGTGACGCTTTTCGTGCGACCGATCCTCATCGCCATCTCCGCGACCGATCGACAGTTCAACCGTCCGGAACGGCTCTTTCTCTCACTCGTCGGTCCCCGCGGCATCATTCCCGCCTCGATCGCGACGCTGTTTGCCATCGAACTCGAGGCGGCCGGCCAGTTCGAGGCCGCCCAGGCGCTCGCGGGAACCGTCTTTCTCGTCATCTTCACGACAGTCGTCTTGCAGGCGGGCTTTGCCCGACAGATCGCAGACTACCTCGAGGTGATTCCAATGAGATCGATCATCGTCGGCGGGGGCCGGGTCGGCCGGGCCCTCGCCACGCGACTGGAGGACCGGGGCGAAAACGTCGTGTTGCTCGACCGGGACGAGGAAGCCGTCGACCGGCTCCGGCAGGACGGGTTCACCGCCGTCCACGGCAACGGTACCGACGCCGAGTCGTTGCGAGACGCCGAGATCGAGGACGCGAAGATCGTTGCCGCGACGACCGCCGACGACGACACGAACCTGCTCGTCTCCCAGCTCGCCCGGACGAAGTTCGAGGTCGAGACCGTCGTCGCTCGCGTGAACACGCCCGACAACGTCGACGCCTTCGACGCGCTCGACGTCCGCGCGATCGACGTCTCGAGCGCGACGGCCTGGTCGATGGACAACCAGATCGAACGCCCAGCGTTGAGTCGTTGGATGACCGAACTCGGCGAGGGTCACGACGCACAGGAGGTCACCATCACCGCCGAGGACGTCGTCGGCTCGACGATCCGGGAACTCGACGCCGAGATCCCGGACGGCTGCATCGTCGCCGTGATCGCGAGAGAGGGCGAGACGTACGTTCCGGAGGCGGATACGGTCCTGAAAGAAGGCGACCGCGTCACGTTCATCGGTCGCTACGAGGCCGTCCACGAGGCCGTGACGCGGTTTCACCCACACGGATGA
- the trpB gene encoding tryptophan synthase subunit beta — MSESTFGRYGGQYVPEALMPALEELEDAYERYVLENENGFLDEFRDRMRDFGGRPTPLQRADRLSERYDREIYLKREDLVHGGAHKLNNALGQVLLAKYMGKERIIAETGAGQHGTATAMAAAHLDMPCEIYMGRTDVNRQRPNVYRMRMNGAEVNPVEAGRGTLKEAINETLRDWATTVETTHYVIGSVVGPHPFPKMVRDFQSVIGEEARAQIREQTGRLPDSVVACAGGGSNTMGTFHAFVDDSAEPRSADDSSGEQGEPREHVDLYAVEAGGSSLEIDVEEGVAPNSATLSTGTDGVLHGAMTKLLQSSDGQIVESHSVSAGLDYAGVGPELSALVERGRVRPVTVDDEAALNAFHRLSRLDGIIPALESSHALGYLEEAHEDLGDLVVVTVSGRGDKDLETVLEETDGRDLEAAPDVEVFDG; from the coding sequence ATGAGCGAGAGTACGTTCGGCAGGTACGGTGGACAGTACGTTCCCGAGGCGTTGATGCCGGCCCTCGAGGAACTCGAGGACGCCTACGAGCGGTACGTCCTCGAGAACGAAAACGGATTTCTAGACGAGTTTCGCGATCGGATGCGGGACTTTGGCGGTCGGCCGACCCCGCTCCAGCGGGCGGATCGGCTAAGCGAGCGCTACGACCGCGAGATCTACCTCAAGCGCGAAGATCTCGTCCACGGCGGTGCCCACAAGCTGAACAACGCACTCGGCCAGGTGCTGCTCGCGAAGTACATGGGCAAAGAGCGGATCATCGCCGAGACTGGCGCGGGCCAACACGGTACGGCGACGGCGATGGCCGCGGCACATCTCGACATGCCCTGTGAGATCTACATGGGCCGGACCGACGTCAACCGCCAGCGTCCAAACGTCTACCGGATGCGAATGAACGGCGCCGAGGTCAACCCGGTCGAGGCCGGTCGCGGGACGCTCAAGGAGGCGATCAACGAGACACTGCGTGACTGGGCGACGACCGTCGAGACCACCCACTACGTCATCGGCTCGGTCGTCGGTCCCCACCCGTTCCCGAAGATGGTCCGGGACTTCCAGTCGGTGATCGGCGAAGAGGCCCGCGCACAGATCCGCGAGCAGACGGGACGACTCCCCGACAGCGTCGTCGCCTGTGCCGGCGGCGGCTCGAACACGATGGGGACGTTTCACGCGTTCGTCGACGATAGCGCGGAGCCACGCTCCGCGGACGACTCGAGCGGTGAGCAAGGCGAACCGCGAGAGCACGTCGATCTCTACGCCGTCGAAGCCGGCGGCTCGAGCCTCGAGATCGACGTCGAGGAGGGTGTCGCGCCCAACTCCGCGACGCTGTCGACCGGCACCGACGGCGTCCTCCACGGCGCGATGACGAAGCTGCTCCAGAGCAGCGACGGCCAGATCGTCGAATCCCACAGCGTCAGCGCCGGGCTGGACTACGCCGGGGTCGGCCCCGAACTCTCCGCACTCGTCGAGCGCGGCCGGGTTCGGCCCGTCACTGTCGACGACGAGGCCGCGCTGAACGCCTTCCATCGCCTGTCGCGACTCGATGGGATCATCCCCGCCCTCGAGTCGTCACACGCGCTTGGCTATCTCGAAGAGGCTCACGAGGATCTCGGCGACCTCGTCGTCGTCACCGTCTCCGGCCGCGGTGACAAAGACCTAGAGACCGTCCTCGAGGAGACCGACGGCCGAGATCTCGAAGCCGCTCCCGACGTCGAGGTGTTCGACGGATGA
- the trpC gene encoding indole-3-glycerol phosphate synthase: protein MEEQSAVDPAVASILEAARDRSGGDRIDVDARSFPDAIAEAAADGRVPVIGEVKPTSPTAEGTRTDDPVELATAMVDGGAAAISVLTEPTHFEGSPEALTRVRDAVDVPVLRKDFLLREEHIDVVEADLVLLIARFVDDLEGLVAAARDRGFQPLVEVHDVDELEAALSAGAEIVGVNNRDLTRLEVDLETFESVAPHVPDDVALIAESGISTPDDVRRMREAGADALLVGSAIMDHGGDSDVRENTRELTQTEHT, encoded by the coding sequence ATGGAGGAGCAATCTGCAGTCGATCCCGCGGTCGCGTCGATCCTCGAGGCGGCCCGGGACCGATCCGGCGGCGACCGGATCGACGTCGACGCACGGTCGTTTCCGGACGCGATCGCCGAAGCGGCCGCGGACGGACGTGTGCCAGTGATCGGGGAGGTAAAGCCGACGAGCCCGACGGCCGAGGGGACGCGAACCGACGATCCCGTCGAGCTGGCGACGGCGATGGTCGACGGCGGCGCGGCCGCGATCTCGGTGCTGACCGAGCCGACCCACTTCGAGGGCTCGCCTGAGGCACTGACACGGGTGCGCGATGCCGTCGACGTGCCGGTCCTCCGGAAGGACTTTCTCCTCCGCGAGGAGCACATAGACGTCGTCGAAGCCGATCTGGTGCTACTTATCGCTCGCTTCGTCGACGACCTCGAGGGACTCGTCGCGGCCGCTCGCGACCGTGGCTTTCAGCCGCTGGTCGAGGTCCACGACGTCGACGAACTCGAGGCGGCCCTGTCGGCCGGCGCGGAGATCGTCGGCGTGAACAACCGCGACCTGACGAGACTCGAGGTCGACCTCGAAACATTCGAGTCGGTTGCCCCGCACGTTCCAGACGACGTGGCGCTGATCGCCGAGAGCGGGATTTCGACCCCGGACGACGTCCGTCGCATGCGCGAAGCTGGCGCAGACGCATTGCTCGTCGGTAGCGCGATCATGGACCACGGCGGAGACAGCGACGTCCGCGAGAACACACGGGAGCTGACACAGACGGAGCACACATGA
- a CDS encoding nuclear transport factor 2 family protein, with the protein MTADATVRRYYDALDAGEYDVLESILAPGFVQRRPDRTFEERDAFVRFMREDRPQSDTRHEVDEIVADDRRVAVRGRLLEDDGTHLLEFADVFELVDGRIVRLETYTR; encoded by the coding sequence ATGACGGCCGACGCGACGGTCCGACGGTACTACGACGCCCTCGACGCCGGCGAGTACGACGTTCTCGAGTCGATCCTCGCACCCGGGTTCGTCCAGCGCCGTCCCGACCGAACGTTCGAGGAGCGAGACGCGTTCGTCCGGTTCATGCGCGAGGACCGCCCTCAAAGCGACACCCGCCACGAGGTCGACGAGATCGTCGCGGACGACCGCCGGGTCGCCGTCCGCGGTCGCCTGCTCGAGGACGACGGCACGCACCTGCTCGAGTTCGCTGACGTGTTCGAACTCGTCGACGGACGGATCGTCCGCCTCGAGACGTACACCCGGTAG
- a CDS encoding 2-amino-3,7-dideoxy-D-threo-hept-6-ulosonate synthase: MSTGINARLERIGTDGAYLIVPMDHGITLGAVDGLREIESTIDAVTRGGADAVLTQRGIAPRVHPNKNGRGYIVHLNASTSIGPDPNDKRLTGTVEDAIRAGADAVSFHINVGSDHEPDQITQLAELTSEAERYGMPVLAMAYARGPGVDGTDPEALGHAVRLAEEIGADVVKTGYSGDADSFETVTAATSLPVVIAGGSKGTDRETIEMVRGAIDAGGAGVSMGRSIFQHEDPKAITQAVAAVVHDDRSVEKALSDAGLALEA; this comes from the coding sequence ATGAGCACTGGAATCAACGCACGACTCGAGCGAATCGGCACGGACGGAGCGTACCTCATCGTGCCGATGGACCACGGCATCACACTGGGGGCCGTCGACGGCCTCCGGGAGATCGAATCGACGATCGACGCGGTGACACGCGGCGGCGCGGACGCCGTCCTCACACAACGAGGGATCGCCCCGCGCGTCCACCCGAACAAAAACGGCAGGGGCTACATCGTCCATCTCAACGCCTCGACGTCGATCGGGCCGGATCCGAACGACAAACGTCTCACCGGCACCGTCGAGGACGCGATCCGGGCCGGTGCAGACGCCGTCTCCTTTCACATCAACGTCGGTTCCGACCACGAACCCGACCAGATCACCCAGCTCGCAGAGCTCACCTCCGAGGCCGAGCGATACGGCATGCCGGTTCTCGCGATGGCCTACGCTCGCGGACCCGGCGTCGACGGGACGGACCCCGAGGCGCTCGGCCACGCGGTGCGACTCGCAGAGGAGATCGGTGCGGACGTCGTCAAGACCGGCTACAGCGGCGACGCCGACAGCTTCGAGACCGTCACCGCCGCGACGAGCCTGCCGGTCGTGATCGCGGGCGGCTCGAAGGGGACCGACCGGGAGACGATCGAGATGGTCCGCGGCGCGATCGACGCCGGCGGCGCGGGCGTCTCGATGGGTCGGTCGATCTTCCAGCACGAGGACCCCAAGGCGATCACGCAGGCGGTCGCCGCCGTTGTCCACGACGATCGCTCGGTCGAGAAGGCGCTCTCGGACGCCGGGCTGGCACTCGAGGCCTGA
- a CDS encoding Rieske (2Fe-2S) protein, whose amino-acid sequence MDSTPDGYREAVDLADLEAEKRAFVSVDGAAIALFHHEGEVRAVDNRCPHMGFPLAEGTVEDGILTCHWHHARFELACGDTFDPWADDVQTYPVEVRDGTVYVDPDPPRERPPAEHWTDRLETGLEENLRLVIAKAAIGLLEAGVDYREPTATTLSFGTRYREDGWGSGLTILACLANVIDDLAPENRKRALYTGVRHVASDCAGESPNFDQPSFGTSEVDVDRLKRWFRDCIEVRDTDGAERCLRTAVAADLPEERVAEIVFAAATDHPYLSSGHVLDFANKAFETLEHVGWDHADDCLASLVDPLCDATRSDELSAWRGPIDLVALLEDVYGGDVSETSGLAELANEGEGKSWSPPTVFRETLLGDDPEEIVDALADAIRAGATTDELAAAVARAAATRVAQFGTANEFSDWNTVHHTFTYANAVHGATRRTDAIECYRGVFDAAVSVYLDRFLNTPPAPVPAPGENDTGRESDAILEELHSLFDEEGRVNEAGRLAGEFFDCGGDPAALKRTLGHGLLREDAGFHTIQNFEAAFQQFELAVAEDVDEQARRLPLVTTARYMAAHFPTRREAEQTFTIAARLNRGETVHEE is encoded by the coding sequence ATGGATTCGACACCGGACGGCTATCGCGAAGCCGTCGATCTCGCAGACCTCGAAGCAGAGAAACGGGCATTCGTCAGTGTCGACGGGGCGGCGATCGCACTGTTTCACCACGAGGGAGAGGTCCGGGCGGTCGACAACCGCTGTCCGCACATGGGCTTTCCGCTCGCGGAGGGGACCGTCGAGGACGGCATCCTCACCTGTCACTGGCATCACGCGCGGTTCGAACTCGCCTGTGGCGACACGTTCGATCCGTGGGCCGACGACGTACAGACGTACCCGGTCGAGGTGCGAGACGGCACGGTGTACGTCGACCCTGACCCGCCGCGGGAGCGTCCGCCAGCAGAGCACTGGACCGACCGACTCGAGACCGGTCTCGAGGAGAATCTCCGGCTCGTGATCGCGAAGGCGGCGATCGGTCTGCTTGAGGCCGGCGTCGACTACCGGGAGCCGACAGCGACGACGCTTTCGTTCGGCACTCGCTACCGCGAGGACGGCTGGGGCTCCGGGTTGACGATTCTCGCCTGTTTGGCGAACGTAATCGACGACCTCGCTCCCGAGAACCGAAAGCGAGCGCTGTACACCGGCGTCCGCCACGTCGCGAGCGACTGCGCCGGCGAGTCGCCGAACTTCGATCAGCCGTCGTTCGGGACGTCCGAAGTCGACGTCGACCGGCTCAAACGCTGGTTCAGAGACTGCATCGAGGTTCGGGATACCGACGGGGCCGAGCGCTGCCTCCGGACGGCCGTCGCCGCCGACCTCCCCGAAGAGCGCGTCGCCGAGATCGTCTTCGCCGCCGCCACCGACCATCCCTACCTCTCTTCCGGTCACGTGCTCGATTTCGCGAACAAAGCCTTCGAAACGCTCGAGCACGTCGGCTGGGACCACGCCGACGATTGCCTGGCGAGTCTCGTCGACCCGCTCTGTGATGCGACCCGAAGCGACGAACTCTCCGCGTGGCGAGGGCCGATCGACCTCGTGGCGCTACTCGAGGACGTCTACGGCGGCGACGTCAGCGAGACGAGCGGGCTCGCGGAGCTGGCGAACGAAGGCGAAGGGAAGTCGTGGTCCCCGCCGACCGTGTTCCGCGAGACGCTGCTCGGTGACGACCCCGAGGAAATCGTCGACGCGCTCGCCGACGCGATCCGTGCGGGTGCGACGACCGACGAGCTCGCGGCGGCGGTCGCCCGCGCCGCGGCCACCCGCGTCGCCCAGTTCGGGACGGCAAACGAGTTCAGCGACTGGAACACCGTCCATCACACGTTTACCTACGCCAACGCGGTCCACGGGGCGACGCGTCGGACCGACGCCATCGAGTGCTACCGCGGGGTCTTCGACGCCGCCGTGAGCGTCTACCTCGATCGGTTCCTCAACACTCCGCCCGCGCCGGTTCCAGCGCCCGGCGAGAACGACACCGGCCGCGAGTCGGACGCGATTCTCGAGGAGCTTCACTCGCTGTTCGACGAGGAGGGACGGGTGAACGAGGCCGGCCGCCTCGCCGGCGAGTTCTTCGACTGTGGGGGCGACCCCGCGGCCCTGAAACGGACCCTCGGCCACGGTCTCCTGCGCGAGGACGCCGGCTTCCACACGATCCAGAACTTCGAGGCGGCGTTCCAACAGTTCGAGCTTGCCGTGGCCGAGGACGTCGACGAGCAGGCTCGTCGGCTCCCGCTCGTCACCACCGCTCGCTACATGGCCGCTCATTTCCCTACCCGCCGGGAGGCCGAACAGACGTTCACGATCGCAGCGAGGCTCAACCGCGGTGAGACGGTCCACGAGGAGTGA
- a CDS encoding phosphorylase, giving the protein MSEHSRPEPRSIDRNDPVSPSALVLPAVAFEPPLDERRAWLERHEIVDALELEGLETPLFLTGDGVAITTTELGKSEAATTVATLCASPGVDLSTAYVLTAGIAGSSPSRAALGSVILADAIVDWDRKHRWDPDLLAEREGPPIDRLPYDPEKSVHFVNGDVLEPALAAAREVDLETDDDVRAYQHRYPGGVTDGPTVDVGPTVCGDEFWHGPRYAREVEWYCGEYGLESFATTEMEDAATATALERFGLFDRYVSVRAVANYDRPAPDQSIEESFEGIPESLALATENAARVGVAVVDELREHDPLGLSER; this is encoded by the coding sequence ATGAGCGAGCACTCGCGTCCGGAGCCACGGTCCATCGATCGTAACGATCCCGTCAGCCCGTCCGCGCTGGTCCTGCCGGCGGTCGCCTTCGAGCCGCCGCTCGACGAACGCCGGGCCTGGCTCGAGCGCCACGAGATCGTCGATGCCCTCGAGCTAGAGGGTCTCGAGACGCCGCTTTTTCTGACCGGCGACGGCGTCGCGATCACGACGACGGAGCTTGGCAAATCCGAGGCCGCGACAACGGTCGCGACGCTCTGTGCGAGCCCCGGCGTCGACCTCTCTACGGCGTACGTCCTCACTGCCGGCATCGCGGGCTCGTCGCCCTCGAGGGCCGCGCTCGGATCGGTGATTCTCGCCGACGCAATCGTCGACTGGGACCGAAAACACCGCTGGGACCCCGACCTGCTCGCCGAGCGCGAGGGACCGCCGATCGATCGACTTCCCTACGATCCCGAGAAGTCCGTCCACTTCGTCAACGGCGACGTCCTCGAGCCCGCGCTCGCGGCCGCCCGCGAGGTCGACCTCGAGACCGACGACGACGTGCGGGCCTACCAGCACCGATACCCCGGGGGAGTCACGGATGGGCCGACCGTCGACGTCGGCCCGACGGTCTGTGGCGACGAGTTCTGGCACGGACCACGCTACGCTCGCGAGGTCGAATGGTACTGCGGGGAGTACGGCCTCGAGTCGTTCGCGACGACCGAGATGGAAGACGCCGCGACGGCGACCGCACTCGAGCGCTTCGGGTTGTTCGATCGCTACGTGAGCGTGCGTGCGGTCGCGAACTACGATCGGCCGGCACCCGACCAGTCGATCGAGGAGAGCTTCGAGGGCATCCCCGAGAGCCTGGCGCTCGCGACCGAAAACGCCGCTCGCGTCGGTGTCGCGGTCGTCGACGAACTCCGAGAGCACGATCCGCTTGGCCTCTCGGAGAGGTGA